In Raphanus sativus cultivar WK10039 unplaced genomic scaffold, ASM80110v3 Scaffold3090, whole genome shotgun sequence, the genomic stretch AGACATGTCCTTATCTTAGTTAGATTAGCTTTCCTATTGTCGATATGTTTAGGATCTTCTACTTTGTATATAAACAGACCTAAGGTCATGAATCAATAACACAGAAATATATTTACCGATTACAGAACTTCTCAGAAGTATAATAAAAAGTTGAAATGTCTTTGAAGTGTAACATCTCACGCACAAGCCAGCTGACATCGTGTAGCCTCTGAGAAGACCACTCGATGCATATCTCGATTTCTCGATATTGTTGTCTTATAGGTGACATTATTTCTTCAATGCTGATTGGGTTATGTTCCTTTTTGATAACCCTATAACCTGCTACTAAGATAGGTACTCTCACCTATGTAATATAAGGGTCACAAGACAAACATTTAATAAGAAAAGTTACAACGAAGATGAAGAAAGAAGGAAACTAATTAAACCTCTAATTGTCGAAACATAGGAAGCCAATATTCACTCAAACAGTCCAAGGTCTCTTGTCTATCCATTGCAAACGTCAGAACTATTGCATCTGCTTCCTTGACTTCCTTAACTACCTCTCCCATATCTTCCGGTCTAAATATGTTATTACCAGAGACATCAACAGAAAAAAACAACCgttatattcaaatataaaccTATGCCTCTTTACCACGaaaagaattatattatatgCATCCCTTAATAATGTCAATATATACACAAGCATTTACCTTGAAGAAGTGTCGATAAGGGTAACGGGAACATCTCCAGAGCATTTTTCAGAAGGTAAATTGACATAAGGCAACAGAGGAGGGATGTTAGGATCAGGATGGTAACGATGACCAGTTACTGCAGCCATGATCAAACTTGATTTCCTAGTTCCTTTCTCACCAACCACAACGATTCTTACCGGTCTTTTCGAGCTAGGACTGTCTCCCATACCAAAACCACTCATCATCTGATTCTGAAAACAAGCATCAAAGTAAATTTTCCGGATGACAAACATATACATGTCTTGGAAGACAGCATTCTGAGAATATCTATGGCCTAGAGGTTTAACATTCAAGTTTTAAGGTATTGTATGTTGAAAAGGAGAAGACTTTTACACAACCCACAAGATCAAATTACTGAAACAGAGtcaaagaaacagagagagactAGATGATCCATGCATACTTTTCAGAATGATTCAGATGCTCAGAAGCGGTAAGATAAGATTTTACCTTGAAGGTCAAAATGCAAACAAAGGCGGGAATATTGTAATTAAGCTTTCTAAGGATGAGAATTCAAAGTGGCATTTTCATCTCTATTTATTCTGCTGATTGATTCCAAGTAGCATTTTCAGTCAACTAAACCATGTGTCACTTCTTAGTGATTAGGTATGTTTTTAACGGTGATATTGGTGTTTGTGGGGAATAATCAACGGACGAGATTGAATATTGTGACTTGGATATAACTGGTCTTACTGTTTCTGTTATGTTGTTACCAATTTGGGTGTTCAAAACTTTTAATTACTTGCAttaatttgaattttctattaCTGTATAGAAAATCCTTTCCAACATAACATTCGCGTTACAACCATTACAGTTTAATTATGTTGCCATTTTTTTTGGTCAGAAAGTTTAACCATGTTACCATGCTATTTTTACTACATTTTgactatataaataaataacaatttattaaaaaaaaacgtgagtgaatcttattatatacttttcatTTAAGTATTCAACTCATTTAAATTTGTTACCAAAAGACTATTCCAAATCACTTAccaaataataatatgattatCTAATTAAACATTTGTGTTGTTAACCTGATAAATTCGATAATTTCTGGGTTTTTTTCAAAATGCGAGAAAaggtatataaaacatcaagtgGGACGAAAGCTTCCGGATGAGGAAGAAGTTTACCTTCTGTTACAAAGGCGAGTATCTTCTCAATTCCTGAGGAGACGAACGTGAGATcgagaaggaaggaaggaaggaaggagagaGCAAGATGATGACCGGCGGGAACTACACGACTATCGACAGCCAGAAAGTCTCTGGATCTGTACCTGTAAGCTCTTTCGATCTCGAATTGTTATACATGACTATCTATCTCTACGCCTGTACTTCTTCCGATCTGATctagttttttgttttgatcGTAGTCTGTTCCAGATCCAGGCCACACCACCGTCAAATTCACAGGTAAAACATCCGATTCGATTGTAGATTGCTTAGGTCAGAACGGAATTGATTTGAAATTGTGgctaaagaagaaaataaatatcagtGCGATTTGTTAAGGAATTGTTATGGAAAGTAGTATCTCTAGTTCAATCAGATTAGGGTTTAAGCTGGAATCTTAAGGTATTTGATTGAAGGATGATAGCATTTGTTTGTGTTGCAGAATCAAATCTTCAAACCTTTCCTCCTTCTGCTGCTCAGGGCAAGATCTCTGGTGGTAGTAATCCCCCTCGTGACGCCGACGGTATTGAGTTCATTTCATCCTATGCTTCACGTGCTTCGATAGAGCTTATAGTATAACATTGGTGTGCAGATACGTTTTCTGGACCTGGTAACGGTAGTAGTAGTAGAGATGAACCTCAGTCTGGTGGCTGGCTCCATAAATTCACTGTTGGTGCTTACAAGCCGTTCTTCGATGTGGACACTTCGGATGTTGTGGACAGACTCAAAGAGTCTCTCTTCCCGTTCCGTGGAACGTTTACTGAGAAGACTGCTGATAAGCCTGACTTGTAAGAGTTTGTTAGTCTTTTCCTTTTTGGACTTCTCCTATGTGttgattttgtattttttttttgtctaggTATGGTCCGTTTTGGATATGCACTACTTTGATATTCGTGGCGGCGTCTATCGGCACGTTTGTCACGTACGTAGCGCACAAGTGGAAGAAACAAGAGTGGAACTACGATATCAATCTGGTGACTTGGTCTGCAGGAGTGTTCTATGGATATGTCACGCTTGTTCCTCTAGCGTTATATGTCGTTCTCAAGTACTTCTCTGCGCCTTCAGGGCTTGTCCAGCTCTTCTGCCTCTACGGATATTCCCTGTTCATCTTCATCCCTGCATTGGTAACACCAAACCGCTCCTTactgaaaaaaaattgtgattcataccgaaacattttttttcatctGTTTGTGTCTGTCTCTGCAGTGCCTCTCGGTGGTGCCAGTGGAGATCTTTAGATGGGTCATCGCGGGTGTGGCAGGGTTCATGTCTGCGACATTTGTAGCTCTGAACCTCAAAGCGCATATCAATTCAGCTGGAGAGAGATCAATCCTGATAATCGCAAGTATATTTCTTTTGCAGCTGGGGCTTGCGGTTGTGCTGAAGCTATATCTATTTACTGTCACCGTATGATTTTTGATTCATAAAGGTTTTCAGAACAAATATGATTTGATTCATAAAGGTTTTCAGAAAATTTGTTCTTAAAACAAAAAGGTGATGTGTATTATGATAATATATCTACAGATTCATCCATAAACATTCTCTAagatttactaatttttttcaaaaaaaaaagacttactAATTTTTCTGTACTGTATTAAATTTTAAGTCTTACCAATTTAACAAATGTAACTCTTATAACTATAATTTTACCAATTTAACAAATGTAACTCTTTTAACTATAACTATTCGTTTAAAAATCCATTTTCATACGGAACTCGcatttgtttaattatatagATGTACCCATGATGATAAATGCAGGCCAATCCGTCGCAGTACCCAATTATTCGAGCAATATGAGCATGATAAAATTCACTATGTCGATCTGGAAGTTTGTAACAACAAATAACAATTTTGTCTTGGTCGCCATGctctaaaatatctttcaaaaaaatgatTCCTGAATTTCTTTCAACTCGGTGGCCGAGTTAATCACCAAACCCACATTACCGTGATACCTTTACAATCATTATCAATTTTAGCACCCTCAGGCAAGGATGTGGAAACGTACTCTTCGGTACCCACCTTGAACCTCATGATTGTTTGGGCATAACTTGGAAATATTTTGGCACCATAGTACACAAAGCCACGTTTGCATATTCCATTAGTTGTGGCCAAATGGTAATTGTCACACTTGATGGCTCTCCAAAATCGTACACCAACACCAACCGTGTAAACTCGGTGATCGTTTATTTTTaagtatgaaaatatatattatatatagaatatCGTAAATTTTTCATAAACTTAATGTAAAATAACTCatgaatatttaataataacaaattcttatgaaactatatataattattacatTAACTTCTCTAACATATATTATGCATCTTTTTCggttttttcttattttttctttattattttgtttttttattaaatttttgctaatacgtttttaatattttacatatttttccaaatatttatttctctaTCTAAATAGTAATACCAAACATataatcaatgaattaaaaataatcttataattcttttaaatcataatattatcttattcactttattatttgatttttaatcaAAGTTCCACGTGTTCCATTAAATTTTGTTCAGTTTTCAAAgcttattatttataaaaatatatagttattataaaagattgataattattatatatgattatattttatttgcgTCTTAAAAACTTGTTCAAATCAAATCTAGTATTCATTAAGTACCTTATTTTCTTTATTGAGATGGCAAAACGCATTCTGAAAACACTCAGAAGAGAATACCCAGGGATTAGAAAACTTGATGCACGAGAAAACCAACTAAGACATGAACTTGAAACCTCACTTCACATGATTTCTGAGatagaggaaaaaaaagagagaaactgCAGTCGAAGAGAAGTCAAGGCATTTCAGAGTCGATTAATGGAGACAGAGAAGTTATCCAAGTTGGAGAGACTGGAACTAAAAATTCTAGTTCAAGAGTTTTCTGTGGGTGAATCAGGAAAGCAATAGCTAATCCCTTCATTCACTAGTTTGACCTTTggaaaaatatttcatatatgaCCGAAACAGATAGCTAATCCTCAAAGGTTTTATCATCCACACCATTTTCAAAAAACAACATAATCAACTCATCACGGATCTTTACGGGTAAAATTTAGTAGggttagtaataaaaattagttgCACACTGTAACAAGCTGATTGattatcataataataaatCTATCATTTTCACACAGAGAAAAACAAAGCTAAATAAATATCTTACTTTGTAACCATCATTTTCCAAACTCAGAGATATTATAAACATCATGCCACCCAAAAAAAGTTCATATCTTAGGCAGAGTTAGAAACGTAAAAGACAgttccaaagaagaaaataacaCAAGACTTCTAAGATAAAACATATAGACTTCTAAGATAAACATATTCATACCAGTTTTGTCTAATTAACATTACCAAAGATCACATGATACTACAACCAGCTGGATTCTCATCACTGAACATATCAGTATAAGGACCCGAGTGTGGAGGCGGCATTGGCGGCGGATGAGCATAATTCACTGCTGGATACTGCCGTGCATACATCATCGGATGGTACATTTCTCCACCGTGACCACCACCATATCCTCCATGAGCTGCAGcagcttgttgttgttgttgttgctggtGCATCATCATTTGCATATACTGTTGTTGGTTCATTTGATGATTTGCCTGAGCTGGTGGTGGATAATATCCTCCTCCTCCACTCATCGGCAACCCTTGTACGGCCGGATAGGAGCCGCCTTGGTGTCCCATTTGACCACCTTGACCCATCATGCCCATTGGATGACCACCTTGACTCATCATGCCCATAGGACCACCTGGACCCATTGGACCACCTTGGCCCATCATCCCCATCTGACCACCTTGTCCCATGTGGTTACCCATCCCCTTGGCGCTATGATTACCCTTGTTACCTCCTCCGCCTGCTTTGTTGTGTTTCATTAGATCATCAATACCATGGGCCCCATGAGCTCCTCCTTTCGATTTACCTCCTCCCTTTTTAGGCCCACTATCATAATGGTGAACACCTCCTCCCCCACAACCGGAGGATTTGACCTTATCACCCCCGCCACCTTCTTTCTTACCACCTCCcttcttctcatctccttttcCACTTTTAACGTTTTTGAAAAACCCTAAGAGGCCACCACCACTCTTGGCATCTGTTTTGCCGGTTTTGCCCCCACCTCCTTTACTATCTTTCCCTTCCTTCTTACCCTTCTCTCCTCCTTTACCTCCTTTCTTGCCCTCTTTTCCCATTTTACCCTCACCCATTCCCTTCATTTGCACCGGAATCTCGAAGCCACCACCTCCTCCGCCTCCTTTCTTCCCcgctcctcctccaccaccaccaccactggctttgaaaccattcatcatcatcataatctcATTAGGCCCCTTAGGTCCACCATCACCACCATGCTGGCTCATTTGTGGCATCTTGTTAGGCATCATCATCTTATTTGGAGGCATGTGATGCttacctcctcctcctccatgaCCTCCCATGTCACCATCCTCATCATCGAACTCATCGTCATCATAATCATCTTCACTGAACTCGTCATCATAATCATCACtaaaatcatcatcttcttccgcAAACTTAACAGACTTCTTCTGATCCTTAGACGCCACAGGAggcatcatcatcttcatatcCTTCCCACCATGACCACCACCAGCTTGAGCagccttcatcatcatcatctgttgAATCTGCTGAGGAGTCAACTGCATTGGTTGACCTCCATGTCCTTGATTctgaccaccaccaccaccaccgttaCCTTTCCCCTTAACTTGGTTGCTCTCTTTTCCACCTTTACCATTCAAATTAGGCATCCcttttcctcctcctccgccaccaCCGCCTATAATCTCGGCATGTTTCCCCGACTTGCTCAGCTTCTTAACGAGAAGAGTAGGGTCAACGTTCCCTGTGACAGTAACTTTCCCCTGTTCTACATCTGCTTTTACAGAGTACACACCTGAAAccaaaaaaaccaaaatcatGTCAAATTCTTAATCTTCCCAGTGCTTTAATCTCAAAACTTTGAACTTTATAAAGTAGCATAGAAACAGAGTACCACAGAAACAGAGTACCACCAGAAGGTAAATCTCAAAACTTTGAACTCTATGGTCGAATTTATAAAGTAACATAGAAACAGAGCTGCACAGAAACAGAGTACCACCAGAAGGAGAAGGTAAACCTCAAAACTTTGGACTCTATGGTCGAATTTATAAAGTAACATAGAAACAGAGTAGCATAGAAACAGAATACCACCAGAAGGTAAAGCTCAAAACTTTGAACTCCATGGTCGAATTTATAAAGTAACATAGAAACAGAGTACCACCAGAAGATAAAGCTCAAAACTTTGGACTccttttgttttagaaaattttcatGTGTGAGATGAGAGTAACAAGGGGAAACTTCAATAATCATAGATCTATTTGCTtcagagaagaaagaaacacaCACCTTCGATTTTCTGCAACTGTTTCTTCACTTTATGCTTACAGCCTTCACAGTGTACGTTCACTTTCAGAACACATgtctgcaacaaaaaaaaaaaacatcaaacccCAGTAACCAGAATCAGTACACACACAAACAATCTTGAAGGGAGAGAAAGGAAGTGAAACGAGACGTGTACCTGAAGCTTCATAACATCTTGTTTATTCATAGTTTCTCTCGGATTTGTGGGTTTCTACAGAACAAAAATATGGTTAGAGAGAGAGTTTCTGTATCAAAACTCTTCTTTCTTTGTGAAGAACAGAAGAGGAGATAAGAGATTATAAGAGGGGTATGTTCTGTAATAAAGGCGGTTGTTACTGCTGCTCAAGGACAGAGACAGGGATGGAGAGAGAGACGCTAATTAAAAACACACTGAATACTTGTGCCTTGTTTTTTATCTCTCTGTTTCAGGGTTTCTTATTTTCTCTGTCTGTAAAAGAGAGCGGTGGTGGCACAGGAAGCAAGgatatctttcttttttattttgcaaataatcttattttaattgta encodes the following:
- the LOC130506301 gene encoding uncharacterized protein LOC130506301 → MMTGGNYTTIDSQKVSGSVPSVPDPGHTTVKFTESNLQTFPPSAAQGKISGGSNPPRDADDTFSGPGNGSSSRDEPQSGGWLHKFTVGAYKPFFDVDTSDVVDRLKESLFPFRGTFTEKTADKPDLYGPFWICTTLIFVAASIGTFVTYVAHKWKKQEWNYDINLVTWSAGVFYGYVTLVPLALYVVLKYFSAPSGLVQLFCLYGYSLFIFIPALCLSVVPVEIFRWVIAGVAGFMSATFVALNLKAHINSAGERSILIIASIFLLQLGLAVVLKLYLFTVTV
- the LOC130506300 gene encoding heavy metal-associated isoprenylated plant protein 34-like, with the protein product MNKQDVMKLQTCVLKVNVHCEGCKHKVKKQLQKIEGVYSVKADVEQGKVTVTGNVDPTLLVKKLSKSGKHAEIIGGGGGGGGKGMPNLNGKGGKESNQVKGKGNGGGGGGQNQGHGGQPMQLTPQQIQQMMMMKAAQAGGGHGGKDMKMMMPPVASKDQKKSVKFAEEDDDFSDDYDDEFSEDDYDDDEFDDEDGDMGGHGGGGGKHHMPPNKMMMPNKMPQMSQHGGDGGPKGPNEIMMMMNGFKASGGGGGGGAGKKGGGGGGGFEIPVQMKGMGEGKMGKEGKKGGKGGEKGKKEGKDSKGGGGKTGKTDAKSGGGLLGFFKNVKSGKGDEKKGGGKKEGGGGDKVKSSGCGGGGVHHYDSGPKKGGGKSKGGAHGAHGIDDLMKHNKAGGGGNKGNHSAKGMGNHMGQGGQMGMMGQGGPMGPGGPMGMMSQGGHPMGMMGQGGQMGHQGGSYPAVQGLPMSGGGGYYPPPAQANHQMNQQQYMQMMMHQQQQQQQAAAAHGGYGGGHGGEMYHPMMYARQYPAVNYAHPPPMPPPHSGPYTDMFSDENPAGCSIM